The following coding sequences are from one Saccharomyces cerevisiae S288C chromosome X, complete sequence window:
- the ECM25 gene encoding Ecm25p (Endocytic site protein required for stress-induced cell elongation; may link the polarization signal with the endocytic machinery to facilitate adaptive morphogenesis under conditions of stress; interacts with the polarity regulator Cdc42p, the SH3 domains of actin patch components and actin filaments; contains a Rho-GAP domain lacking the catalytic arginine finger, PXXP motifs and an xACT (F-actin binding) motif; promoter contains a consensus binding sequence for transcription factor Abf1p): MIDINVNNIFFRSYSVDPNSGHAIYVFDSTYLPASDEIGDKQVYDLLINALMDRLVMKLPQAPYSLVIFSSGFSQRKISWVYGIKMFAKLPKETKFYLQKIFIVHESFFVRSVYQVISNAMNFNFLDSKDSQHDFPSLVHVLDLTSLSELIDITRLRISLNVYLYDYQIREHINVPEEYYNRLTPLAIRQYRQLVFDKIFKKLQNDALLCELIFQKPGNYKKVNIFLDIIKRNNYIDLSQWDIYSLASVWLNYFIKNKAKPLIPIELIPLPIVDDLKFTSETFRKIIKFNQYQDLFMVIIPFFNRIIAHGESTKHDSRTLSKALTPALCKEKLSMMTNDRLAIGSRYIKNLLDFFPEIAKEISSPPSSVSSSSTIPVLPKPRKSSPTRYSELGCLTLPRSRSPSPQRSVTSPTYTPVALQNTPVLKPKSSSRNVSSPSFNAKPPLPIKAVTRPQLSLTSNSNTDLALASSSTDTLSSPTKTPSADSLPLSNSSTDLTISDNIKEMVKDEPAKDKNSVETDIFVQQFESLTLVQNAKIKKFDKELQEKKKKNETTSKTADKFSQKGYSDIKASNKVSRLAALYEERLQGLQVMNEMKQRW, translated from the coding sequence ATGATAGATATCAACGTTAAtaacatattttttagatCTTATTCAGTTGATCCTAACTCTGGTCACGCAATTTATGTCTTTGATTCGACTTATTTGCCAGCATCTGATGAAATTGGCGATAAGCAAGTTTATGACTTGCTTATTAATGCCCTCATGGATCGATTGGTAATGAAATTGCCACAGGCACCATATTCACtggtgattttttcatctggGTTTTCCCAGAGAAAAATAAGCTGGGTTTACGGTATTAAAATGTTTGCAAAGTTACCCAAAGAGACCAAGTTCTATTTacaaaagatttttattGTTCATGAGTCATTCTTCGTTAGGTCGGTCTATCAAGTAATTTCAAACGCTATGAACTTTAACTTCTTGGACTCAAAAGATAGTCAGCATGATTTTCCAAGTTTAGTTCATGTCTTGGACCTGACTTCTTTATCCGAGCTAATAGATATTACGCGACTTAGAATATCGTTGAACGTGTACTTATATGATTACCAGATACGCGAACATATAAATGTCCCGGAGGAATATTATAACAGATTGACCCCTCTGGCAATAAGACAGTATAGGCAGTTAGTATtcgataaaattttcaagaaattacAGAATGACGCTCTGTTGTGTGAATTGATATTCCAGAAGCCGGGAAACTATAAAAAGGtaaacatttttttggatattatcaaaagaaacaacTACATTGATTTATCTCAATGGgatatttattctttggCATCCGTGTGGTTGAATTACTTCATTAAGAATAAAGCCAAACCTCTAATCCCAATTGAATTAATTCCGTTACCAATTGTTGATGATCTAAAGTTCACAAGTGAAACATTCCgcaaaattattaaattCAACCAATACCAGGACCTCTTTATGGTCataattcctttttttaatagGATCATAGCGCATGGTGAATCGACTAAACATGATTCAAGGACCCTAAGTAAAGCTTTAACTCCGGCGTTATGTAAGGAAAAACTTTCCATGATGACTAATGATCGTTTAGCTATTGGGTCGagatatattaaaaatttaCTGGACTTTTTCCCCGAAATCGCGAAGGAAATATCATCACCTCCTTCATCCGTATCATCGTCTTCTACTATCCCTGTTTTGCCTAAGCCAAGGAAGTCGTCGCCAACCAGATACAGTGAACTAGGCTGCTTAACCCTTCCTAGAAGTCGAAGCCCTAGTCCACAAAGATCTGTTACGTCTCCAACGTACACACCTGTCGCATTACAAAATACACCAGTCTTGAAACCTAAGTCTTCAAGCAGAAATGTTTCATCCCCATCATTCAATGCCAAACCTCCACTTCCTATTAAGGCAGTTACACGACCACAACTGTCTCTAACTTCCAATTCTAATACAGATTTGGCAttagcttcttcttctacagATACATTATCCTCACCGACGAAGACTCCATCAGCAGACTCGCTTCCATTGAGTAACAGCAGCACCGATTTAACGATATCAGataatatcaaagaaatggTTAAGGACGAGCCAGCAAAGGATAAAAATTCTGTGGAAACAGATATATTCGTACAACAGTTTGAAAGTTTAACCCTCGTCCAAAACGCGAAGATTAAGAAGTTCGACAAAGAActacaagaaaagaagaagaaaaatgaaactACTTCAAAGACAGCAGATAAATTCTCTCAAAAGGGATATTCAGATATTAAAGCAAGCAACAAGGTTAGCAGGCTAGCTGCATTGTACGAAGAACGTTTACAAGGTTTACAAGTAATGAATGAAATGAAACAAAGGTGGTAA
- the PHO90 gene encoding SPX domain-containing inorganic phosphate transporter (Low-affinity phosphate transporter; acts upstream of Pho81p in regulation of the PHO pathway; deletion of pho84, pho87, pho89, pho90, and pho91 causes synthetic lethality; transcription independent of Pi and Pho4p activity; overexpression results in vigorous growth; PHO90 has a paralog, PHO87, that arose from the whole genome duplication), with amino-acid sequence MRFSHFLKYNAVPEWQNHYMDYSELKNLIYTLQTDELQVGDNEEGFGAGKSSNITDRFKNKFSFKNAKEDTSSGMNKDAGIVEETIELRELPTAQTVAAKPSPFRRMKEKIFYKRRSSSASSVSSTANENLQLDTYDTFVGDLTAEKQKVDDFYKRTEAKFYDKFDALVKDLKKIGVIEYDIDDDTLFNEPIASTNDEVPPLDLDDDEDDDEFYDDQSNIEDNTALLHHSQYNIKSQKKSLLKKSIVNLYIDLCQLKSFIELNRIGFAKITKKSDKVLHLNTRTELIESEQFFKDTYAFQAETIELLNSKISQLVTFYARITDRPHNISHSKQELKSYLHDHIVWERSNTWKDMLGLLSQADELTPKETEYNANKLVGKLDLEYYRWPLPRPINLKFTSINNVALPKLFFTKKAYKIYFIILVTGLLLGIKTFNDAAQHRCMALVECVAFLWASEAIPLHITAFLVPLLVVLFKVLKTSDGAIMSAASASSEILAAMWSSTIMILLAGFTLGEVLAQYNIAKVLASWLLAFAGCKPRNVLLMAMCVVFFLSMWISNVAAPVLTYSLLSPLLDAMDADSPFAQALVLGVALAANIGGMSSPISSPQNIISMSYLKPYGIGWGQFFAVALPSGILAMLLVWILLFTTFKMNKTKLEKFKPIKTKFTVKQYYIITVTVATILLWCVESQIEGAFGSSGQIAIIPIVLFFGTGLLSTQDLNAFPWSIVILAMGGIALGKAVSSSGLLSTIAKALQKKIENDGVFAILCIFGILMLVVGTFVSHTVSAIIIIPLVQEVGDKLGNPKAAPILVFGCALLSSCGMGLASSGFPNVTAISKVDRKGDRYLSVMTFLTRGVPASILAFLCVITLGYGIMASVVKGNATSA; translated from the coding sequence ATGAGATTTTCACACTTCTTGAAGTACAATGCTGTCCCAGAATGGCAAAACCATTATATGGACTACAGCGAGCTGAAAAATCTTATTTACACGCTACAAACAGATGAACTTCAGGTTGGTGATAACGAAGAAGGATTTGGCGCAGGAAAGAGCTCTAACATTACAGATAGGTTCAAAAacaagttttcttttaaaaatgcGAAGGAAGATACGTCTTCCGGTATGAACAAAGATGCAGGCATCGTTGAGGAAACCATCGAGTTGCGAGAGTTGCCTACTGCTCAGACGGTCGCTGCCAAACCTTCTCCTTTCAGAAGaatgaaggaaaagatattttacaaaagaaGGTCGTCTTCCGCATCGTCCGTCTCCTCCACGGCCAACGAAAATCTGCAATTAGACACTTATGATACGTTTGTTGGTGATTTAACAGCTGAAAAACAGAAAGTAGATGATTTTTATAAGAGGACAGAAGCGAAGTTCTACGACAAATTTGACGCGCTGGTGAAGGACCTGAAGAAAATCGGAGTTATAGAATACGATATCGACGATGATACTCTGTTTAACGAACCGATTGCCAGCACAAATGACGAAGTTCCCCCACTAGACTTggatgatgacgaagacGACGACGAATTTTACGATGATCAATCTAATATTGAAGATAATACTGCTTTGCTGCATCATTCGCAGTATAACATTAAGTCTCAGAAAAAATCGCTGTTGAAGAAGTCGATCGTAAACCTATATATCGATCTTTGCCAGTTGAAGTCGTTCATCGAATTGAACCGCATTGGGTTTGcaaaaattacaaagaAATCAGACAAAGTTCTTCACTTGAATACAAGAACCGAACTGATCGAATCGGAgcagtttttcaaagacaCATATGCATTCCAGGCAGAAACGATCGAATTGCtaaattccaaaatttccCAGCTAGTCACATTTTATGCGCGCATCACTGACCGGCCTCATAATATCTCGCATAGCAAGCAAGAGTTGAAATCCTACCTGCATGACCACATTGTTTGGGAAAGAAGTAACACTTGGAAAGACATGTTGGGACTGCTATCGCAAGCTGACGAGTTGACACCAAAGGAAACAGAATATAATGCAAATAAGCTGGTAGGCAAGTTAGATTTGGAATACTACAGATGGCCACTACCCAGACCGATAAACTTAAAATTCACTAGTATAAACAACGTTGCACTACCgaaattatttttcacCAAGAAAGCATACAAGATTTACTTTATTATTCTAGTCACTGGACTCTTGTTAGGAATAAAGACCTTCAACGACGCTGCTCAGCACCGCTGCATGGCCCTTGTCGAGTGTGTCGCCTTTTTGTGGGCTAGTGAGGCCATCCCATTACACATTACAGCATTCCTTGTACCACTACTTGTAGTCCTTTTCAAAGTCCTAAAAACCTCCGACGGGGCTATAATGAGTGCTGCAAGCGCTTCATCAGAAATTTTGGCCGCCATGTGGTCTTCTACAATTATGATTCTGCTGGCAGGTTTTACTTTGGGTGAAGTACTTGCACAATATAACATCGCCAAAGTTCTTGCCTCGTGGTTGTTGGCCTTCGCTGGTTGTAAACCCAGAAACGTTCTTTTAATGGCAATGTGTGTCGTGTTCTTCCTATCAATGTGGATTTCCAATGTCGCAGCACCTGTTCTAACATATTCGTTGTTATCTCCCCTATTGGATGCCATGGATGCAGATAGCCCATTTGCGCAAGCATTGGTGTTAGGTGTAGCGTTGGCTGCAAATATCGGTGGTATGTCTTCACCAATCTCTTCACCTCAAAACATCATTTCCATGTCGTACTTGAAACCCTATGGTATTGGCTGGGGCCAATTCTTTGCTGTTGCATTGCCATCTGGTATCCTGGCCATGCTTTTGGTTTGGATTTTATTGTTCACTACTTTCAAGATGAATAAGACcaaattggaaaaatttaagCCTATTAAGACGAAATTCACAGTTAAGCAGTATTATATCATTACTGTCACTGTGGCCACTATTTTGTTGTGGTGTGTGGAAAGCCAGATTGAAGGTGCTTTTGGGTCATCAGGTCAAATTGCAATCATTCCCAtcgttttgttttttggtACCGGATTACTATCAACACAAGATTTAAATGCCTTTCCGTGGTCAATCGTTATTTTGGCAATGGGAGGTATTGCTTTGGGGAAGGCCGTCTCATCCTCGGGTTTGCTATCAACCATTGCAAAAGCattacaaaagaaaattgagaaTGATGGTGTTTTTGCCATTCTATGTATTTTCGGTATCCTGATGTTGGTTGTGGGTACTTTCGTCTCGCATACAGTATCCGCTATTATCATCATTCCCTTGGTGCAAGAAGTTGGTGACAAGCTTGGCAACCCCAAAGCTGCTCCTATCCTTGTTTTCGGTTGTGCATTATTGTCATCCTGTGGTATGGGACTAGCTTCTTCGGGGTTCCCCAATGTCACTGCCATCTCTAAAGTAGATAGAAAGGGCGATCGCTATTTAAGTGTCATGACTTTCTTAACGAGAGGTGTTCCAGCTTCTATTTTGGCTTTCCTATGTGTCATTACTCTAGGTTATGGTATCATGGCATCTGTTGTCAAGGGTAACGCAACCTCTGCGTAA
- the PRP21 gene encoding Prp21p (Subunit of the SF3a splicing factor complex; required for spliceosome assembly), whose translation MEPEDTQLKEDIKTTVNYIKQHGVEFENKLLEDERFSFIKKDDPLHEYYTKLMNEPTDTVSGEDNDRKSEREIARPPDFLFSQYDTGISRRDMEVIKLTARYYAKDKSIVEQMISKDGEARLNFMNSSHPLHKTFTDFVAQYKRVYSFTGQEIKKSKRTILDNCFERTQYWEFEKDKDREHDKLVELCKIQFAAIPWDKFTQVAKFSIPEDTEIFEGSLDLEQMRLRRVQTGIKLFDSIKPTNEEEKIVSDQGKQKGGDSKGKKRKIRAVGETRLKKSKK comes from the coding sequence ATGGAACCAGAAGATACCCAGCTGAAAGAGGACATTAAAACCACAGTAAATTACATAAAGCAGCATGGTGTTGAGTTTGAGAACAAACTGCTAGAAGATGAGAGATTCTCATTCATCAAGAAAGATGACCCACTCCATGAATACTACACCAAACTCATGAATGAGCCAACAGACACTGTCAGCGGTGAAGATAATGACAGAAAGAGTGAGCGAGAGATAGCAAGGCCGCCGGATTTTCTGTTCTCTCAATATGATACTGGAATATCCCGAAGAGACATGGAAGTAATCAAATTGACAGCACGCTACTATGCAAAGGATAAAAGTATTGTTGAACAGATGATTTCAAAGGATGGTGAAGCCAGATTAAACTTTATGAACAGCTCACATCCGCTACATAAGACATTCACTGATTTTGTCGCCCAGTACAAGCGAGTATATTCTTTTACTGGTcaagaaatcaagaaaagtAAGAGAACCAttttagataattgttTTGAGAGAACACAGTATTGGGAATTTGAGAAAGATAAAGACCGGGAACATGATAAGCTCGTAGAGTTGTGCAAAATACAATTTGCAGCCATTCCATGGGATAAATTTACTCAAGTggcaaaattttctatcCCTGAAGACACAGAAATCTTCGAAGGCTCTCTAGATTTAGAACAGATGAGGCTGCGAAGAGTACAAACTGGTATTAAGTTATTCGATAGTATCAAGCCgacaaatgaagaagaaaagatagTATCCGACCAAGGTAAGCAAAAAGGAGGAGATAGTAAGGGCAAAAAGCGTAAAATTAGAGCTGTGGGAGAGACAAggttaaagaaaagtaaaaaataa
- the MBB1 gene encoding Mbb1p (hypothetical protein; conserved among S. cerevisiae strains, not conserved in closely related Saccharomyces species; protein detected via large-scale protein-protein interaction studies and enrichment-based proteogenomics; YJL199C is not an essential gene), protein MYKVSACGVRIMSGISEIWIGELRDYKYALRLDREEYPAVLVYEYDSSSTRNYLFTIKYSDQRPNWQLITRDAALTAYDLLNRGGEFTTLSFPGATIHRSVSELSRLH, encoded by the coding sequence ATGTATAAGGTGTCAGCATGTGGGGTGAGGATAATGAGTGGCATATCAGAAATTTGGATTGGCGAACTTAGAGATTACAAGTACGCTTTACGTCTTGATAGAGAAGAGTATCCAGCGGTGCTTGTTTACGAGTATGACTCGTCTTCTACTAGGAACTATCTTTTTACCATAAAGTACAGCGATCAGAGGCCGAACTGGCAGCTCATTACTCGTGACGCAGCTTTAACAGCTTACGACTTACTTAACAGAGGTGGCGAGTTCACAACTCTCAGCTTTCCGGGAGCCACTATTCACCGTTCAGTCAGTGAGCTGTCCCGATTGCATTAA
- the ACO2 gene encoding aconitate hydratase ACO2 (Putative mitochondrial aconitase isozyme; similarity to Aco1p, an aconitase required for the TCA cycle; expression induced during growth on glucose, by amino acid starvation via Gcn4p, and repressed on ethanol): MLSSANRFYIKRHLATHANMFPSVSKNFQTKVPPYAKLLTNLDKIKQITNNAPLTLAEKILYSHLCDPEESITSSDLSTIRGNKYLKLNPDRVAMQDASAQMALLQFMTTGLNQTSVPASIHCDHLIVGKDGETKDLPSSIATNQEVFDFLESCAKRYGIQFWGPGSGIIHQIVLENFSAPGLMMLGTDSHTPNAGGLGAIAIGVGGADAVDALTGTPWELKAPKILGVKLTGKLNGWSTPKDVITKLAGLLTVRGGTGYIVEYFGEGVSTLSCTGMATICNMGAEIGATTSTFPYQEAHKRYLQATNRAEVAEAADVALNKFNFLRADKDAQYDKVIEIDLSAIEPHVNGPFTPDLSTPISQYAEKSLKENWPQKVSAGLIGSCTNSSYQDMSRVVDLVKQASKAGLKPRIPFFVTPGSEQIRATLERDGIIDIFQENGAKVLANACGPCIGQWNREDVSKTSKETNTIFTSFNRNFRARNDGNRNTMNFLTSPEIVTAMSYSGDAQFNPLTDSIKLPNGKDFKFQPPKGDELPKRGFEHGRDKFYPEMDPKPDSNVEIKVDPNSDRLQLLEPFKPWNGKELKTNVLLKVEGKCTTDHISAAGVWLKYKGHLENISYNTLIGAQNKETGEVNKAYDLDGTEYDIPGLMMKWKSDGRPWTVIAEHNYGEGSAREHAALSPRFLGGEILLVKSFARIHETNLKKQGVLPLTFANESDYDKISSGDVLETLNLVDMIAKDGNNGGEIDVKITKPNGESFTIKAKHTMSKDQIDFFKAGSAINYIGNIRRNE; encoded by the coding sequence ATGCTATCTTCAGCTAATAGGTTTTATATAAAGAGGCATTTGGCAACACATGCCAATATGTTCCCCTCTGTatctaaaaattttcaaacaaaagtGCCACCTTATGCAAAACTTTTGACCAACCTAGACAAGATTAAACAAATAACAAACAATGCTCCATTGACACtagcagaaaaaattttatacTCGCATCTTTGCGATCCTGAAGAATCGATTACTTCTTCTGATCTGTCCACCATCCGTGGTAATAAATACTTGAAGCTAAACCCAGACCGTGTAGCTATGCAGGACGCTTCTGCCCAAATGGCGCTTCTACAATTCATGACCACCGGTCTAAATCAAACATCTGTCCCAGCATCCATACATTGTGATCATTTAATTGTAGGTAAGGACGGTGAAACTAAAGATTTACCCTCTTCCATAGCTACCAACCAAGAAGTTTTCGATTTCTTGGAGAGTTGCGCAAAGAGATATGGAATTCAATTCTGGGGCCCAGGTTCTGGTATCATTCACCAGAttgttttggaaaatttctCAGCTCCAGGTCTAATGATGCTAGGTACTGATTCCCATACACCAAATGCAGGCGGTCTGGGAGCTATTGCCATCGGGGTTGGTGGTGCGGATGCAGTTGATGCCCTCACAGGCACTCCATGGGAATTAAAAGcaccaaaaattttaggTGTTAAATTGACCGGAAAGTTAAACGGATGGTCCACTCCTAAAGATGTAATCACAAAGCTCGCTGGTTTACTAACTGTCAGAGGTGGTACTGGTTATATCGTCGAGTACTTCGGCGAAGGTGTATCCACTCTATCTTGCACAGGTATGGCAACCATCTGTAATATGGGAGCTGAAATCGGTGCTACAACGTCAACTTTCCCTTACCAAGAAGCTCACAAGCGTTATTTGCAAGCAACTAATAGAGCAGAGGTCGCTGAAGCAGCTGATGTTGCTTTAAACAAGTTTAACTTCTTAAGAGCCGACAAAGATGCTCAATACGataaagttattgaaattGACTTATCCGCAATTGAACCTCACGTTAATGGTCCATTTACACCAGACCTTTCAACCCCAATATCTCAATATGCCGAAAAAAGTTTGAAGGAAAACTGGCCCCAAAAAGTTAGCGCTGGTTTGATTGGATCATGTACCAATTCATCTTATCAAGACATGAGTCGTGTTGTCGACTTGGTCAAGCAAGCTTCCAAAGCCGGCTTGAAACCACGTATCCCCTTCTTTGTCACCCCTGGTTCAGAACAAATTAGAGCTACCTTGGAAAGAGATGGAATCATCgatattttccaagaaaatGGTGCCAAAGTTTTAGCAAATGCATGCGGCCCTTGTATCGGACAATGGAATAGGGAAGATGTCTcgaaaacatcaaaagaaacgaaCACTATTTTTACATCATTCAATAGAAATTTCAGAGCTAGAAACGATGGTAATAGGAATACAATGAATTTCTTAACATCCCCAGAAATAGTAACAGCGATGAGTTATTCTGGAGATGCTCAGTTCAATCCGCTAACTGACTCAATTAAATTGCCAAATGGGAAGGATTTCAAATTCCAACCACCAAAGGGTGATGAGTTACCAAAAAGAGGATTTGAACACGGTAGAGACAAATTTTATCCTGAAATGGATCCAAAGCCAGATAGCAATGTAGAGATTAAGGTAGACCCTAATTCTGATCGTTTGCAATTATTAGAGCCATTCAAACCTTGGAACGGGAAGGAATTGAAGACAAACGtgcttttgaaagttgAAGGTAAATGTACAACAGATCATATTTCCGCTGCGGGCGTCTGGTTGAAATATAAAGGCCATCTAGAAAACATTTCTTACAATACATTGATTGGTGCACAAAACAAAGAAACCGGTGAAGTCAACAAGGCTTATGACCTTGACGGAACTGAATATGATATTCCTGgtttgatgatgaaatggAAATCAGACGGTAGACCATGGACCGTGATAGCGGAACATAACTATGGTGAAGGTTCCGCAAGAGAGCATGCTGCTTTGTCACCAAGATTTTTAGGCGGAGAGATTCTTTTAGTTAAGTCTTTTGCAAGAATTCATGAGACAAACTTGAAGAAACAAGGTGTGTTGCCATTGACTTTTGCCAACGAATCTGACTATGATAAAATATCAAGCGGAGATGTTTTAGAAACGTTGAACCTAGTTGACATGATTGCTAAGGATGGTAATAACGGTGGTGAAATTGATGTTAAAATTACTAAACCAAACGGTGAATCGTTCACCATCAAGGCAAAACATACTATGTCTAAAGATCAAatcgattttttcaaagctgGTTCAGCAATCAATTATATTGGTAATATACGAAGAAACGAATAA